The region AGATGGGTTGTGCATACCCGCGATCTGGATATGCCGCCCGCAAGATTCGGAAAGAAGTCAGTTGCAAGAAAAAGTATCATAGCAGGGGGCTGCGTGGTTAACGGCTCCGTCACTGAGTCTGTCCTTTTTCCGGGGGCCATTGTTGAAGAGGGTGCCCGCGTTACGAACTCAATCGTTATGAACGATTGCTGGATCGGGCCCGGTGCCATTCTTGACAGAGTGATTCTCGACAAAGAAGTTCATATTGGAAACAGGTCGGTCATTGGTGCGGGCGAGGAGATGACACCGAACAAGGAATGTCCGGAGCACCTCAGCAGCGGCATAACAATCGTCGGGAAGAATGCAATTCTACCGGATGGCATAGAGGTAGGGAGAAACTGCAAGATCTATCCGGGAGTCAGGCCGCATAATTTCCACTCTGCAAAGATAGCGAGCGGTGAGACGATTCGTGGAGAACTACTGAAGTTGTGGAGCTGATGGATGAAGTGAGTCCTTTGAATCCTTCCTGCTGGCGCCCCCCATTGAAATGTTCATGTGCCCCGGAACAGTCACTGTTTCCCCGATAGCGAGCTTGTGGTTCTTGCTGAATCCGTTTGTCTTGAGAAGCTCGTCTAAACTCACCCCGAATCTCCTGCTGAGGCCATATAGAGTATCGCCCCGCCTGACCTTGTACTCGAAGCTGCCGGAGCTCGGGGATGAGTCCCGAGACGGCCCCACGGCGGGGGAAGCCGCATTCTTGGATCCCGGGATGGAAAGAACCCCGCCCGCCTTGATCATTGAGGATTCTCCCAGGTGATTTGCCCTTCTTAAGGCAGATAGCGAAACACCAAGCTCGGCTGCTATTCCGCTCAGCGTATCCCCTTTCCTCACCACGTATTTGCCTGCCTTTGTCTTTGGTTCGTCGGAAGGGACAGGCGAAGGGGGAATTGAAGCCAGTCTTGCCAGGCACAGCTCTCCGGTCCCCGGCGGAACCCTGAGCGTAACGCCGGAAGCTCCAGGGGGCGTCCTCTGCCGGAGAAGTCCCGGATTCAGGGCTTTTATTGCTTCAAGCGGGACGTCGCATATAGATGCCACGGTTTTCAGGTCCACAAGCCCGCCAACAGCTATCTCGTCAAATTCAAGAGGATCATCATATTGCACGTTGAATCCGTACTGCGAAGGGTTCTTGGAAAGAATTAGCGCGGCCATGAACTGCGGCACATATTCCCGGGTCTGCCTGGGCAGCCGCCTGAGCGACCAGAAATCCGAGGTTCCATGCCTTCTCATTGCGGATAAGACGTTATTCTCGCCGGTATTGTACGATGCCACAGCGAGAGGCCATGACTGGAAGAGCTCGTACAGGTGCTTGAGGTACTTGGCA is a window of Candidatus Eisenbacteria bacterium DNA encoding:
- a CDS encoding LysM peptidoglycan-binding domain-containing protein is translated as MKIFVCAVVLLLGSVPFLSSQIAAQPAAAAGPSLSSEKNVYGPPRRESERYEPSMGPPPPDSTYIGSSELLFVPEVNEKVLAWIDYFTGGGRKVFERYLARSGRYMNLMADILTSEGIPSDLAALVFVESGFNVHARSWAHAVGPWQFIKGTARLFDLTMNSWVDERRDPVKSTVAAAKYLKHLYELFQSWPLAVASYNTGENNVLSAMRRHGTSDFWSLRRLPRQTREYVPQFMAALILSKNPSQYGFNVQYDDPLEFDEIAVGGLVDLKTVASICDVPLEAIKALNPGLLRQRTPPGASGVTLRVPPGTGELCLARLASIPPSPVPSDEPKTKAGKYVVRKGDTLSGIAAELGVSLSALRRANHLGESSMIKAGGVLSIPGSKNAASPAVGPSRDSSPSSGSFEYKVRRGDTLYGLSRRFGVSLDELLKTNGFSKNHKLAIGETVTVPGHMNISMGGASRKDSKDSLHPSAPQLQ